AGAAAAGAAGTTCACGCTCATCGAGTTGCATCTGGACGGCGACACGCAGTTCGGACCCCGAGCTATCGACGACGCGCTTCCGTTCGGCGGGAAGCGCGAGTCCGACGAGCTCGAGGAGGAGTTCGTCGAGGAATCGGGCGAAGAAACCGCGGACGAGGACGACTCCGGCGGCAAGGGCGCCATCGGCGCGCTGCTCGCGCTCGTCTTCCTCGCCGCGATCGGCGTCGCCGTCAAGAAGTACGCCGGCGACGACGAGGAAGAGGAGTTCCCGGAGCAGGAAGAGCCCGACGTCATCGTCAACTGAGACGATCGACCGGGCCGGGTCGCGTGCCGATCACTCATCACGGCCGTCGACGCCGATAACGGCCGAGACGTCACGCTCGACTTCGTACCGACCGTTACGACCAGATGGCGAGCCGAACGCTTTTGCGTTCGCCACTCGTACCGATACGTGTGAATCTCTACCGTAGCGCCCGCGCAGTCGCCCGAGCGTCCGGCGATAGCGTGATCGACTGGCAGTCGGCTGCCGAGGGTGCCAAGGCGGCGACCGATCCCGGCTCCCTCGACCTCGAGCCCGACGAGCGCGAGGCCTACGCTCGCGACGTCCGGGACGCTCGAGCGGCCGTCCGATCGGTCTCCGGTGCCGACTTCGACGTCCCCGAGACGATCGAGATCCAGAACCGCCACCACTGGATCGACGCCAACGTGGAGACGTTCGAACGGGTCATGGGCGCCCTGGAGACCCATACCGGGACGTTTCCCGGCGTCGCACGGACGATCAACACGGGGACGATGACGGTCCTGCTCTCGTTTCTCGGACGGAACGTCCTCGGGCAGTACGATCCGCTCTTACTCGCCGAGATGCCCGAAAACGACCACGCGCTGTACTTCGTCCGACCGAACATCCTCAGAGCCGCCGAAGCGCTCGACGTCGATGCCGACCGGTTCCGCCGCTGGATCGCCTTCCACGAGGTGACCCACGCCGCCGAGTTCGGCGCGGCCCCGTGGCTCTCGACGCACCTCGAGAACCGGATGCAGGACGGGATCGCCGACCTCTCGGCGGGATCGTTCAACAAGGAGGCGTTCCGCGAACTCGACGCGGCGATGACCGTCGTCGAGGGGTACGCGGAACTCCTGATGGACCACGCCTTCGACGACGAGTACGAGGACCTCCGCCGGAAGCTCGACGCTCGACGCCAGGGTCGCGGCCCGCTTCAGAAGCTGTTCCGGCGCCTGCTGGGACTCGGTCTCAAGGAGCGCCAGTACGAACGCGGGAAGAACTTCTTCGAGCACGTCGTCGCGGTGCGGGATCTCGAGACGGCGAGTCGGGTCTGGGACCACCCCGACAACCTCCCGACGCACGAGGAACTCGACACGCCGGGGCTGTGGATTCGACGTCTCGAGCGCTGAATCGGACGAATCGCTGCGGTAACGAGCGCGCTATTCCAGAATCCAGTACAGGTACCAGAGCAGTCCGCCGCCAGCGACGAGCCCGCCGAGGGTCGCCAGCCCGATCTCCGCGAGCGACGCGCCGCCCTGAAGCGCGATCAGTCCGCCCGAGAAACCGACGAGCAACACGAACGCGATCGCGAGACGGGCCGACGGCGTCGTCAACACACTGGCTCGCGAGGAACGGCGGGGTCCGCGGCTCATAGCTCGGCGGCCGTGCTGACGTGCATCGTCCGGAACAGCCACGCCGGATCGTCGGACTGTCCCGCACTCGAGTCACCGTTCGGCGTCCCGCGGCGAACCAGCGTTCCGCTCCAGCGCGTCTCGAAACGTCGCTCCGTGCCGTCTTCGGCGTCGGTCCAGGCCATCGTCACCTCGTCGGCGAACGTGGCGTACTCGCCGCCCTCCGCGACCGTGAGGCGGTCGCTCTCGACGGTCCAGTCCTCGGTCGTTTCGGTCTGGCTCCGGAGCGCATCCGCGACGGCGTCGTAGCCGAACAGGGCCTCGCTGATGCCGAACTTGACGGTGGACGCGTCCTCGAGGAAATA
This DNA window, taken from Natronococcus sp. CG52, encodes the following:
- a CDS encoding zinc-dependent metalloprotease yields the protein MNLYRSARAVARASGDSVIDWQSAAEGAKAATDPGSLDLEPDEREAYARDVRDARAAVRSVSGADFDVPETIEIQNRHHWIDANVETFERVMGALETHTGTFPGVARTINTGTMTVLLSFLGRNVLGQYDPLLLAEMPENDHALYFVRPNILRAAEALDVDADRFRRWIAFHEVTHAAEFGAAPWLSTHLENRMQDGIADLSAGSFNKEAFRELDAAMTVVEGYAELLMDHAFDDEYEDLRRKLDARRQGRGPLQKLFRRLLGLGLKERQYERGKNFFEHVVAVRDLETASRVWDHPDNLPTHEELDTPGLWIRRLER
- a CDS encoding nuclear transport factor 2 family protein translates to MSDTAEAVVEDYYDALRRGEPLERYFLEDASTVKFGISEALFGYDAVADALRSQTETTEDWTVESDRLTVAEGGEYATFADEVTMAWTDAEDGTERRFETRWSGTLVRRGTPNGDSSAGQSDDPAWLFRTMHVSTAAEL